In Holophagales bacterium, one DNA window encodes the following:
- a CDS encoding sigma-70 family RNA polymerase sigma factor — protein sequence MQPISVPPGRAADPPDEALAAAAAAGDAEAFRELVRRYERPVFGLVVRLVRDRATAEDLAQEAFLRAFRALPSYDPGRKFASWLLRIAHNAAIDSLRRRGPKTISLGTPLGDEDGPELEVADLSRPDPEHEAAGRDLTRQLEAGLRALRPEHRTALLLRFRDEMPYEEIATVMGIPLGTVKTFIHRARQELARAVARDSAGKGGR from the coding sequence ATGCAACCCATTTCCGTTCCACCAGGACGCGCCGCCGATCCCCCCGACGAAGCGCTGGCGGCGGCTGCCGCGGCCGGCGACGCGGAGGCCTTCCGCGAGCTGGTGCGGCGCTACGAACGGCCGGTCTTCGGATTGGTGGTGCGACTCGTCCGCGACCGGGCCACCGCCGAGGACCTCGCGCAGGAGGCCTTCCTGCGTGCCTTCCGCGCCCTGCCCTCCTACGATCCGGGGCGGAAGTTCGCCAGCTGGCTGCTGCGCATCGCCCACAACGCGGCGATCGACTCGTTGCGCCGCCGCGGGCCGAAGACGATCTCGCTCGGGACCCCACTCGGCGACGAGGACGGGCCGGAGCTCGAGGTCGCCGATCTCTCGCGCCCCGATCCGGAGCACGAGGCGGCGGGGCGCGACCTCACCCGTCAGCTCGAGGCCGGGCTGCGGGCGCTGCGACCGGAGCACCGTACGGCCCTGTTGCTGCGCTTCCGCGACGAGATGCCCTACGAGGAGATCGCCACGGTGATGGGGATCCCGCTCGGGACGGTGAAGACCTTCATCCATCGCGCCCGCCAGGAGCTGGCACGGGCCGTCGCCCGAGACAGCGCCGGAAAAGGTGGTCGATGA
- the ligA gene encoding NAD-dependent DNA ligase LigA — protein MVDHPTVASPGEPPRDEPTARALWLQSEVARHQDLYYRLGRPEIGDREFDALFAELVALEASHPELARPDSPTRRVGGEPIEGFSPVRHEPPMQSLDNTYSLDELRAWAERAQRLAPDAELSFVAELKVDGVSISLRYDDGVLVQAATRGNGTTGDDVTVNIRTVRNLPLRLRGTPPARLLVRGEVYMPRSVFRRLNEARDEAGEPLFVNPRNATAGSVRLLDSREVAARRLAAAAYQAVAEELPADRHARNLERLVEWGLPVHAEWRACKSLDEVEAYIDEWRERRHELDFETDGVVVKIDDLALRERLGSTAKAPRWAVAFKFEPERVETRVSGITVQVGRTGVLTPVAELEPVFVGGSTVRRATLHNYEDLARKDVRVGDVVFVEKGGDVIPKVVEVRLDARPDGAAPFELPSTCPECGEAVVRFADEVAWRCVNPVCPAVIVESIRHFVSRNAMDIEGLGDERIAQLHGAGLLPDFPALYELTREQLTPLEGWGERSAENVLASIAASRGRTLDRLLFALGIRYVGERVARLLAAAFGSLAAVAAAREAELLTVPEVGAKVAAAVQAFFADPRQQRRLSALVAAGVEPPPVERSEASVGPLAGRTLVLTGKLVGMTREEATARLESLGARVASSVSKKTDLVIAGEEAGSKLAKATQLGVPIASEERLAALLAGASWE, from the coding sequence ATGGTCGACCACCCTACTGTCGCGAGCCCCGGCGAACCGCCGCGCGACGAGCCGACAGCGCGCGCTCTCTGGCTGCAGAGCGAGGTGGCGCGCCACCAGGATCTCTACTATCGACTCGGTCGCCCGGAGATCGGCGATCGCGAGTTCGACGCGCTCTTCGCCGAGCTCGTGGCGCTCGAGGCCTCCCATCCCGAGCTCGCCAGGCCCGACAGCCCGACCCGGCGCGTCGGCGGCGAGCCGATCGAGGGGTTCTCCCCGGTGCGCCACGAGCCGCCGATGCAGTCGCTCGACAATACCTACAGTCTCGACGAGCTGCGTGCCTGGGCCGAGCGGGCGCAGCGGCTGGCGCCGGACGCCGAGCTCTCGTTCGTCGCCGAGCTCAAGGTCGACGGTGTGTCGATCTCGCTGCGCTACGACGATGGAGTGCTCGTGCAGGCGGCGACGCGCGGCAACGGCACGACGGGAGACGACGTCACCGTCAACATCCGCACGGTGCGCAACCTGCCGCTGCGCCTGCGCGGCACGCCGCCGGCGCGCCTGCTGGTGCGCGGCGAGGTCTACATGCCGCGCTCGGTCTTCCGCCGCCTGAACGAGGCGCGCGACGAGGCGGGCGAGCCCCTCTTCGTCAACCCGCGCAATGCCACCGCCGGTTCCGTCCGCCTGCTCGACAGTCGCGAGGTGGCAGCGCGTCGTCTCGCCGCGGCGGCCTATCAGGCGGTCGCCGAGGAGCTTCCCGCCGACCGTCACGCCCGCAACCTCGAGCGGCTCGTCGAGTGGGGCCTGCCGGTCCACGCCGAGTGGCGGGCCTGCAAGTCGCTCGACGAGGTCGAGGCGTACATCGACGAGTGGCGCGAGCGCCGGCACGAGCTCGACTTCGAGACCGACGGCGTGGTGGTGAAGATCGACGACCTGGCCTTGCGCGAACGGCTCGGCTCGACCGCCAAGGCGCCGCGCTGGGCGGTGGCGTTCAAGTTCGAGCCGGAGCGGGTCGAGACGCGGGTCTCCGGCATCACGGTGCAGGTCGGCCGCACCGGGGTGCTGACGCCGGTGGCCGAGCTCGAGCCGGTCTTCGTCGGCGGCTCGACGGTGCGCCGCGCGACGCTCCACAATTACGAAGATCTGGCCCGCAAGGACGTGCGGGTCGGCGACGTCGTCTTCGTCGAGAAGGGCGGCGACGTGATCCCGAAGGTCGTCGAGGTGCGACTCGACGCCCGCCCCGACGGAGCGGCGCCGTTCGAGCTGCCCTCGACCTGTCCGGAGTGCGGCGAGGCGGTGGTGCGGTTCGCCGACGAGGTGGCGTGGCGCTGCGTCAATCCGGTCTGTCCGGCGGTGATCGTCGAGTCGATCCGTCACTTCGTTTCGCGCAACGCGATGGACATCGAGGGGCTCGGCGACGAGCGCATCGCGCAGCTGCACGGCGCCGGGCTGCTGCCCGACTTTCCCGCTCTCTACGAGCTGACACGCGAGCAGCTCACCCCGCTCGAAGGCTGGGGGGAGCGGTCGGCCGAGAACGTGCTCGCCTCGATCGCCGCGAGCCGCGGGCGCACGCTCGACCGGCTGCTGTTCGCCCTGGGCATCCGCTACGTCGGCGAGCGGGTGGCGCGGCTCCTGGCCGCCGCCTTCGGTTCGCTCGCCGCGGTCGCGGCGGCGCGCGAGGCCGAGCTGCTCACCGTGCCGGAGGTCGGGGCTAAGGTCGCCGCGGCGGTGCAGGCGTTCTTCGCCGATCCGCGACAGCAGCGACGGCTCTCCGCGCTCGTCGCCGCCGGTGTCGAGCCGCCGCCGGTCGAGCGGAGCGAGGCCAGCGTCGGGCCGCTCGCCGGTCGCACCCTGGTGCTCACCGGCAAGCTCGTCGGGATGACCCGCGAGGAGGCGACGGCGCGGCTCGAATCGCTGGGGGCGCGGGTGGCGTCGTCGGTGTCGAAGAAGACCGATCTGGTGATCGCCGGCGAAGAGGCCGGGTCGAAGCTCGCCAAGGCGACTCAGCTCGGCGTGCCGATCGCCAGCGAGGAGCGCCTCGCCGCGCTCCTCGCCGGCGCTTCGTGGGAGTGA
- a CDS encoding sigma-54-dependent Fis family transcriptional regulator, with product MSEKPLILVIDDETGSRESVAIALEKAGFPVRTFDDARRALDFLDEDASARLAVCDLRMPGTDGLAFLAEVRQRGHDLAVVLLTAFGSIESAVEAMRVGADDYLTKPVDLYELRRRVTNLLENRQLKDEVSSLKQMLDKRFGFESIIGRSAAMERLFEQMRLVAPTKSTVLIIGESGTGKELVANALHRVSSRRDERFLAINCGAIPTEILESELFGHERGSFTGAIGRKIGKFELAHRGTLFLDEISELYPELQVKLLRVLEERRIMRVGGSDLVDVDFRLVAATNRDLDREVTNGRFREDLYYRLKVVTLRIPPLRERREDIPLIAEHYLSQFCREHGREPKTLGADAVEALLCHPWPGNVRELRNLMESVVVFHAGHEVRYADLPPELRGLGPTLVGSAAPPVPTAAEVENVATPVPGATAAPAVPVAPAAPSAPVVPSVRLPRTMADIEREAILSALERAGGRRAEAARALDIGLRTLQRKLKEYKDQGHYKE from the coding sequence ATGTCCGAAAAACCCCTGATCCTGGTCATTGACGACGAGACCGGCTCGCGTGAGTCGGTCGCCATCGCACTGGAGAAGGCGGGATTTCCCGTCCGGACCTTCGACGACGCGCGGCGTGCGCTCGACTTTCTCGACGAGGACGCCTCGGCCCGACTGGCCGTCTGCGATCTGCGGATGCCAGGCACCGACGGGCTGGCGTTTCTCGCCGAAGTGCGCCAGCGCGGTCACGACCTCGCGGTCGTCCTGCTGACCGCCTTCGGCTCGATCGAATCGGCGGTCGAGGCGATGCGCGTCGGCGCCGACGACTACCTGACCAAGCCGGTCGACCTCTACGAGCTGCGGCGGCGGGTGACCAACCTGCTGGAGAACCGCCAGCTCAAGGACGAGGTGTCGAGCCTCAAGCAGATGCTCGACAAGCGCTTCGGCTTCGAAAGCATCATCGGGCGCTCGGCGGCGATGGAGCGGCTCTTCGAGCAGATGCGGCTGGTGGCGCCGACCAAGTCGACCGTGCTGATCATCGGCGAGAGCGGGACCGGCAAGGAGCTGGTGGCCAACGCCCTGCACCGGGTGAGCTCGCGTCGCGACGAGCGCTTCCTGGCGATCAACTGCGGGGCGATCCCCACCGAGATCCTGGAGAGCGAGCTCTTCGGTCACGAGCGCGGCTCGTTCACCGGGGCGATCGGCCGCAAGATCGGCAAGTTCGAGCTCGCGCATCGCGGCACGCTCTTCCTCGACGAGATCAGCGAGCTCTATCCCGAGCTGCAGGTGAAGCTGCTGCGCGTGCTCGAGGAGCGGCGGATCATGCGGGTGGGCGGCAGCGACCTCGTCGACGTCGACTTCCGGCTGGTCGCGGCGACCAATCGCGACCTCGATCGCGAAGTGACGAACGGCCGCTTCCGCGAGGATCTCTACTACCGGCTCAAGGTGGTGACGCTGCGCATTCCGCCGCTGCGCGAACGGCGCGAGGACATTCCGCTGATCGCCGAGCACTATCTCTCCCAGTTCTGTCGCGAGCACGGGAGGGAGCCCAAGACGCTGGGAGCCGATGCGGTGGAGGCGCTGCTCTGCCACCCCTGGCCGGGCAACGTGCGCGAGCTGCGCAACCTGATGGAGTCGGTGGTGGTCTTCCACGCCGGCCACGAGGTGCGCTACGCCGACCTGCCGCCGGAGCTGCGTGGACTCGGCCCGACGCTCGTCGGGTCGGCGGCACCGCCGGTGCCCACGGCCGCGGAGGTGGAGAACGTCGCGACCCCGGTCCCGGGGGCGACGGCTGCGCCGGCGGTTCCGGTGGCCCCGGCGGCCCCTTCGGCTCCGGTGGTCCCCTCGGTGCGGTTGCCGCGGACGATGGCCGACATCGAGCGCGAGGCGATCCTCTCGGCGCTCGAGCGCGCCGGGGGGCGTCGCGCCGAGGCGGCCCGGGCGCTCGACATCGGGCTCCGGACGCTGCAGCGCAAGCTCAAGGAGTACAAGGACCAGGGCCACTACAAGGAGTGA
- a CDS encoding pyridoxine 5'-phosphate synthase encodes MIRLSVNVNKVATMRNARGGDRPSVRAAAEVAIAAGCHGITVHPRPDERHIRRADVVELAEWLPVELNIEGYPGAEWLELVETVRPAQATLVPDPPGVLTSNAGWDLRGDRSELAAIVARLRSLGCRVSLFIDPEPEQALRACDLGADRVELYTEPYARAFATPDRMSVFARYRRTAEAAVEAGLGLNAGHDLDLENLPFLAEHLPGLLEVSIGHALLSDALFLGLDRAVRAYLAALAPAP; translated from the coding sequence GTGATCCGCCTGTCGGTCAACGTCAACAAGGTGGCGACGATGCGCAACGCGCGCGGCGGCGACCGCCCGAGCGTGCGGGCCGCGGCCGAGGTGGCGATCGCCGCCGGCTGCCACGGCATCACCGTCCACCCGCGGCCGGACGAGCGCCACATCCGCCGCGCCGACGTCGTCGAGCTCGCCGAGTGGCTGCCGGTGGAGCTGAACATCGAGGGGTATCCGGGAGCCGAGTGGCTCGAGCTGGTCGAAACGGTCCGTCCGGCCCAGGCCACGCTCGTTCCGGACCCTCCCGGGGTGCTCACCTCGAACGCGGGCTGGGACCTGCGCGGCGACCGGAGCGAGCTCGCGGCGATCGTCGCCCGCCTCCGATCCCTCGGCTGTCGTGTGAGTCTCTTCATCGATCCGGAGCCCGAACAGGCGCTGCGGGCCTGCGATCTCGGCGCCGACCGGGTCGAGCTCTACACCGAGCCGTACGCCCGCGCGTTCGCGACGCCGGACCGGATGTCGGTCTTCGCGCGCTACCGGCGGACCGCCGAGGCGGCGGTGGAGGCGGGGCTCGGGCTCAACGCCGGGCACGATCTGGATCTGGAGAACCTGCCGTTCCTTGCCGAGCACCTCCCCGGCCTGCTGGAGGTCTCGATCGGCCACGCGCTGCTCTCCGACGCGCTTTTCCTGGGGCTCGACCGGGCGGTTCGCGCCTATCTCGCGGCGCTCGCGCCGGCGCCTTGA
- a CDS encoding CoA-binding protein, with protein sequence MAKLPETVAAFLQGRRFAVAGVSRDGNLPSNHILRKLRACGYDAVPVNPNTDDLAGERCYRDLASIPGTIDGLVIAAPPAVAADLVRQAAARNVRQIWFHRSFGDGSVSPEALAECARLGIEPVVGGCPMMFCQPVDLAHRCMRWWLALSHRVPT encoded by the coding sequence ATGGCCAAGCTCCCCGAGACTGTCGCTGCCTTCCTGCAGGGCCGCCGTTTCGCCGTCGCCGGCGTGTCCCGCGACGGGAACCTCCCGTCGAACCACATCCTGCGCAAGCTCCGCGCTTGCGGCTACGACGCGGTGCCGGTCAACCCGAATACCGACGACCTCGCCGGCGAGCGCTGCTACCGCGATCTCGCGTCGATCCCGGGGACGATCGACGGCCTGGTGATCGCCGCCCCGCCTGCGGTCGCCGCCGACCTCGTGCGCCAGGCTGCCGCGCGGAACGTGCGGCAGATCTGGTTCCACCGCTCGTTCGGCGACGGCAGCGTCTCGCCCGAGGCGCTCGCCGAGTGTGCCCGCCTCGGCATCGAGCCGGTGGTCGGCGGCTGTCCGATGATGTTCTGCCAGCCGGTCGATCTCGCCCACCGCTGCATGCGCTGGTGGCTGGCGCTATCGCACCGCGTTCCGACCTGA
- a CDS encoding M28 family peptidase: MSFRSALAALSVGLTSAFTGAWGQTVASGRPLDAAAAAITTDGLWRDLRALSADGMEGRGPGTAGEERAVAYLVERFRAMGLAPGNPDGRYVQDVPMIAFTAQAQARLRAGDRTFELAFADDYVAVSRRGTPAAEVRDSPIVFVGYGVVAPELGWDDIKGVDLRGKTLLMLVGDPPVPDPADPSRLDPASFKGRAMTYYGRWTYKYEIAARLGAAAVILVHEAGPAGYGWSVVRGSWTGEGYGLDAPEALAAHAAVESWLTLERTRELLAACGKSFEALKSAAVSRDFRPVPLAATASFVVHNRLRRFVSHNVVARLEGRDRRGRDEVVVFSAHWDHLGHKPGRAGDDIVNGALDNGSGLATLLGIAEAFTRLPQPPRRSVLFFAPTGEESGLLGAAHYAAHPFWPVAATVADLNMDMMNVWGRARGIVSIAQGMSTLDELLAAEAARQGRVVLADPEPEKGYFYRSDHFELAKRGVPALHFLLPGAEYLGQPDDFARSRRERYLAEDYHQPSDEVKADWDLAGTVEDARLLFAVGHSLADSEAVPEWKPGSEFAAARAASRAAAARR, translated from the coding sequence ATGTCCTTTCGCTCTGCCTTAGCAGCTCTCTCGGTCGGGTTGACTTCTGCCTTCACCGGTGCCTGGGGCCAGACGGTGGCGTCCGGTCGGCCGCTCGACGCCGCGGCGGCGGCGATCACCACCGACGGGCTGTGGCGCGACCTCCGCGCTCTCTCGGCGGATGGGATGGAGGGGCGTGGCCCCGGGACGGCGGGCGAGGAGCGCGCTGTCGCCTATCTCGTCGAGCGCTTCAGGGCCATGGGTCTCGCGCCTGGAAACCCCGACGGTCGCTACGTCCAGGATGTGCCGATGATCGCCTTCACCGCCCAGGCCCAGGCACGCCTGCGGGCTGGAGATCGCACCTTCGAGCTGGCCTTCGCGGACGACTACGTCGCCGTGTCTCGCCGCGGCACGCCCGCCGCCGAGGTGCGCGACTCGCCGATCGTCTTTGTCGGCTACGGCGTCGTCGCCCCGGAGCTCGGCTGGGACGACATCAAGGGGGTCGACCTGCGCGGCAAGACGCTGCTGATGCTGGTGGGCGATCCGCCGGTTCCCGACCCGGCCGATCCGTCCCGGCTCGATCCGGCGAGCTTCAAGGGTCGGGCGATGACCTACTACGGCCGTTGGACCTACAAGTACGAGATCGCCGCACGCCTGGGTGCCGCTGCCGTGATCCTCGTCCACGAAGCGGGGCCGGCCGGCTACGGCTGGAGCGTGGTGCGCGGGAGCTGGACCGGCGAGGGCTACGGGCTCGACGCCCCGGAGGCGCTCGCGGCCCACGCGGCGGTGGAGTCCTGGCTGACCCTCGAGCGCACGCGCGAGCTGCTCGCCGCCTGCGGCAAGAGCTTCGAGGCGTTGAAGTCCGCCGCGGTCTCGCGCGATTTCCGGCCGGTGCCGCTCGCCGCCACGGCGTCGTTCGTCGTCCACAACCGCCTGCGCCGCTTCGTGTCGCACAACGTCGTGGCGCGGCTCGAGGGACGCGACCGGCGCGGTCGCGACGAGGTCGTGGTCTTCAGCGCTCACTGGGATCACCTGGGGCACAAGCCGGGCCGGGCGGGGGACGACATCGTCAACGGAGCGCTGGACAACGGCTCCGGCCTGGCGACGCTGCTCGGCATCGCCGAGGCCTTCACCCGCCTGCCGCAGCCGCCGCGGCGGTCGGTGCTCTTCTTCGCGCCCACCGGGGAGGAGTCGGGGCTCCTCGGCGCGGCCCACTATGCAGCCCATCCCTTCTGGCCCGTTGCCGCGACGGTCGCCGACCTGAACATGGACATGATGAACGTCTGGGGGAGGGCCCGCGGTATCGTCTCGATCGCCCAGGGGATGTCGACCCTCGACGAATTGCTGGCGGCCGAGGCGGCGCGACAGGGGCGGGTCGTCCTTGCCGATCCGGAGCCGGAGAAGGGCTACTTCTACCGCTCCGACCACTTCGAGCTGGCCAAGCGCGGCGTCCCGGCGCTCCACTTCCTGCTCCCCGGCGCCGAGTATCTCGGCCAGCCCGACGACTTCGCCAGGAGCCGGCGCGAGCGCTACCTGGCCGAGGACTACCACCAGCCGAGCGACGAGGTGAAGGCCGACTGGGATCTCGCGGGGACGGTCGAGGACGCGCGCCTGCTCTTCGCCGTCGGTCACTCACTCGCCGACAGCGAGGCGGTTCCCGAATGGAAGCCGGGCAGCGAGTTCGCTGCGGCCCGTGCGGCGAGTCGGGCCGCAGCCGCTCGCCGCTGA
- the glmM gene encoding phosphoglucosamine mutase: MSGRRLFGTDGIRARFGEGPLVEETVRRIGEQLARFLDDGFDRPHVVVGGDTRESTATLLAWLGDGLLSGGAIPVAVGVLPTPALAFLVRREAAAAAVVVSASHNPAEDNGIKLIDNHGFKWATAAEAAFESWLEHPRPRPLSSVSHSLDRTGEARAAYLEFLTHSREEKQPLAGLRVALDAAHGAASDLAGEVFASLGADVDLHFAAPDGRNINAGCGSTHPEALCALVRAGRFDLGFAFDGDADRALLVDERGELRDGDAMLFLWASALAEAGTLSPAAIVATSMSNLGLERALAGRGVTVLRCDVGDREVVAMLQREGLRLGGEQSGHLLDLRRSTTGDGLLTAVAIARLARRAERPVSELLSGFVRYPQLLRNVRVTRKLPFAEIPQVARAMRHAEQTLGDDGRLLLRYSGTEPLARIMLEGPDEGVIGSLADDLASALAGALG; encoded by the coding sequence GTGAGCGGTCGTCGCCTGTTCGGCACCGACGGCATCCGGGCACGCTTCGGCGAAGGGCCGCTCGTCGAGGAGACGGTGCGCCGCATCGGCGAGCAGCTCGCCCGCTTCCTCGACGACGGCTTCGACCGCCCGCATGTCGTGGTCGGCGGCGACACGCGAGAGAGCACCGCGACGCTCCTCGCCTGGCTCGGCGACGGCCTGCTCTCCGGGGGCGCCATTCCGGTCGCCGTCGGCGTCCTGCCTACCCCGGCGCTGGCGTTCCTCGTCCGGCGCGAAGCGGCGGCGGCGGCGGTCGTCGTGTCGGCCAGCCACAATCCGGCCGAGGACAACGGCATCAAGCTGATCGACAACCACGGCTTCAAGTGGGCCACGGCGGCCGAGGCGGCGTTCGAGAGCTGGCTCGAGCATCCACGGCCACGCCCCCTGTCGTCCGTCTCTCACTCGCTCGACCGCACCGGCGAGGCTCGTGCGGCTTACCTCGAGTTCCTCACCCACTCCCGGGAGGAGAAGCAGCCGCTCGCCGGGCTGCGCGTCGCTCTCGACGCGGCGCACGGCGCCGCGTCCGACCTCGCCGGCGAGGTGTTCGCCTCGCTCGGCGCCGACGTCGACCTGCACTTCGCCGCCCCGGACGGACGCAACATCAACGCCGGCTGCGGCTCGACGCATCCCGAGGCGCTCTGTGCTCTGGTGCGCGCCGGTCGCTTCGACCTCGGGTTCGCCTTCGACGGCGACGCCGACCGTGCCCTGCTCGTCGATGAGCGGGGCGAGCTGCGCGACGGCGATGCGATGCTCTTCCTCTGGGCCTCGGCCCTGGCCGAAGCCGGCACCCTGTCGCCGGCGGCGATCGTCGCCACGAGCATGAGCAACCTCGGGCTCGAACGCGCCCTCGCCGGTCGCGGGGTCACGGTGTTGCGCTGCGACGTCGGCGACCGCGAGGTGGTGGCGATGCTGCAGCGCGAAGGGCTGCGGTTGGGCGGCGAGCAGTCCGGGCACCTGCTCGATCTGCGGCGCTCGACCACCGGCGACGGCCTGCTCACCGCGGTGGCGATCGCCCGCTTGGCGCGACGCGCCGAGCGCCCGGTCTCCGAGCTGCTCTCCGGATTCGTGCGCTACCCGCAGCTGCTGCGCAACGTGCGCGTCACGCGGAAGCTTCCGTTTGCCGAGATCCCCCAGGTCGCCCGCGCGATGCGCCACGCCGAGCAGACGCTGGGCGACGACGGGCGCCTGCTGTTGCGCTACAGCGGCACCGAGCCGCTCGCCCGCATCATGCTCGAAGGTCCGGACGAAGGCGTCATCGGCTCGCTCGCCGACGATCTGGCGAGCGCCCTCGCCGGCGCACTCGGCTGA
- a CDS encoding TIGR00159 family protein gives MSAGLLGLLDLLSWKDLLDVAVVTLLYYNLLLLIRGTRAVQMLLGILTIAVLFFVARLANLVTLEALMDNFLIFLPFAVIVLFQHEIRRALARFGRNPLLSRSSRPHIEATIDEIVLACSAMAARKIGALLVVERQEGLRNYAESGIRLDARLSFDLLVNLFTPGTPLHDGAAIIQGDRIASAACFLPLSSSHELTKDFGTRHRAAVGISEETDALAVVVSEESGRISLAVGGQLLRDLDAAALRRELGERLAVDPHRHAKGVA, from the coding sequence ATGAGCGCCGGGCTGCTCGGGCTGCTCGACCTGCTGTCGTGGAAGGACCTGCTCGACGTCGCCGTCGTGACGCTTCTCTACTACAACCTCCTCTTGCTGATCCGCGGCACGCGGGCCGTGCAGATGCTGCTCGGCATCCTGACGATCGCCGTCCTCTTCTTCGTCGCGCGACTGGCCAACCTGGTCACGCTCGAAGCGTTGATGGACAACTTCCTGATCTTCCTGCCGTTCGCCGTGATCGTGCTTTTCCAACACGAGATCCGCCGGGCGCTCGCGCGATTCGGGCGCAATCCGCTGCTCTCGCGCAGCTCGCGACCGCACATCGAGGCAACCATCGACGAGATCGTGCTCGCCTGCTCGGCGATGGCGGCGCGCAAGATCGGCGCGTTGCTCGTCGTCGAGCGGCAGGAGGGGCTGCGCAACTACGCCGAGAGCGGCATCCGACTCGACGCACGACTCTCCTTCGACCTGCTCGTCAACCTGTTCACTCCCGGGACGCCGCTGCACGACGGCGCGGCGATCATCCAGGGCGACCGCATCGCCTCGGCGGCCTGTTTCCTGCCGTTGTCGAGCAGCCACGAGCTGACCAAGGACTTCGGCACCCGCCATCGCGCGGCCGTGGGGATCAGCGAGGAGACCGACGCCCTCGCCGTGGTGGTCTCCGAGGAGTCCGGCCGGATCTCGCTCGCCGTCGGCGGCCAGCTCTTGCGGGACCTCGACGCCGCGGCCTTGCGCCGCGAGCTCGGCGAACGGCTCGCCGTCGACCCGCACCGTCACGCCAAGGGGGTCGCGTGA
- the folP gene encoding dihydropteroate synthase, producing MPLPLAPAIRPTYTLALAGGRRLELVAGAPRLLGVVNITPDSFSDGGRFFEPGRAVDHGLQLLDEGADLLDLGAESTRPGGAVYGAGAPAVPVDEELRRLLPVLTRLRAATAAPISVDTRKAAVAERALAAGADLINDIGALRDPAMRSLVAAAGCPAILMHARGELADMQRAPSYGDVAAEVRDELAAAVAAAESAGVARSQLLVDPGLGFAKNAEQSLQLLAELERLAELDLPLVLGASRKSFLGQLTGAAVDRRLAGSLAAAAWGAARGAAIVRVHDVAETRQLLTVWQELDRRRSGR from the coding sequence ATGCCTTTGCCGCTCGCGCCCGCGATCCGTCCCACGTACACCCTCGCCCTCGCCGGAGGGCGTCGGCTCGAGCTCGTGGCCGGTGCGCCCCGACTCCTCGGGGTGGTCAACATCACACCCGACTCGTTCAGCGACGGTGGCCGGTTCTTCGAGCCGGGCCGCGCCGTCGACCACGGACTGCAGTTGCTCGACGAAGGGGCCGACCTCCTCGATCTGGGGGCCGAGTCGACACGCCCCGGAGGCGCCGTCTACGGCGCCGGGGCACCCGCCGTGCCGGTCGACGAGGAGCTCCGGCGCTTGCTGCCCGTGCTCACCCGGCTGCGCGCCGCCACCGCCGCGCCCATCTCGGTCGACACCCGCAAGGCGGCGGTCGCCGAGCGCGCGCTCGCGGCCGGAGCCGACCTGATCAACGACATCGGCGCCCTGCGCGATCCGGCGATGCGCTCGCTCGTCGCCGCCGCCGGCTGTCCGGCGATCCTCATGCACGCGCGGGGCGAGCTCGCCGACATGCAGCGAGCCCCCTCCTACGGCGACGTCGCCGCCGAAGTCCGGGACGAGCTCGCCGCGGCGGTCGCCGCCGCCGAGTCCGCCGGCGTCGCACGGTCGCAATTGCTGGTCGATCCGGGCCTCGGCTTCGCCAAGAACGCCGAGCAGAGCCTGCAGCTCCTTGCCGAGCTCGAGCGTCTCGCCGAGCTCGATCTTCCCCTGGTGCTCGGAGCGAGCCGGAAGAGCTTTCTCGGCCAGCTCACCGGTGCCGCGGTCGACCGCCGCCTCGCCGGCAGCCTCGCCGCGGCTGCCTGGGGCGCCGCCCGCGGTGCGGCGATCGTGCGCGTGCACGACGTCGCCGAGACGCGTCAGCTCCTGACGGTCTGGCAGGAGCTCGACCGGCGGAGGTCGGGACGATGA